attcATTTATACATTAACTTTCATATGTTACCGTTAATGAAAAAGGCCATGTGATACATTCAGGGACAAATTTGTCAGTGTCCTACATATTCAAGGACAAAAATGACTATTcactcaaaatataatttaatcttcatcttctcctcttttttaattattgcaagcattatattacaataaatacttaaaaaatagaaaatcaaacataagttagaataaacataataataagcataacataatattgattaataaatataatttgtctGGTGTTCTGAAATTTATATTGTGACAACATTAGAtagtgacaaaagtttggtttcatttttttgtatgGAATGACTTATGGTTatgtatttttgtttgagtCTCATATTTTGTTTAAGTGTCATATTTTGGGTAAGggagaaagatgaaaattaaattatattttggataaatagttatttttgttcCTAAATATGTATAACTTTGACACATGTTCTTTCATTAATGTTAATGGATAAAAGTTAACaggtaaataaatattttacacttttttaagttcggagattaaaatttaaatttttatttttcaaattttcttttatcaacACTCCATATATTAAGGAATGAAAAATGACTATTatccaaaataatttatttgagcaATTGTCATTGGAGTCAAATTCAACATGCAAgttaataattactttattaatttatgtgTATTGAAGAAGCGGACTAGTTATGCTTTCGCTGTTGCATGCATGTATTTTATTTGTACCTTCCCGTCCATGGGTGATTGTGTGTCTATTGCGCTTTCTCGGCTCGCCGCTGAAAGAGGAGATTTACTCTAATATGGCTCTATCaagataattaaattcaaacattaagtgcaaaaataaaaaatcttatagaATTCATGCATCGAGAAGTTTTATTCCTAGAATCTCAATACAGGATAATCAAGCTCAGTTCCAACATACATACACAAGATCCCTCATTATGTTTATAGCTCAAAATcagtttttaagaaatttaattaataataaatagtgTATTAGAAGACTTTTTATCAAACCTAATATCgaactctctttttttttctctcttgacgtttattgaaattgatcaaacaattatttttttttagttgttgttcAAACAATTACTCTAAACGCTACAATGCAACTAATTAACACAAAAGCTTTGCGTGATTTCATAGGTCAAATTGAGTAATCGAATTGCATTGTTCTTTATAACCTATTTTGCTTCAAACATGAAATCTTCATACTATAGCAATAATTGCTTAAAAGCTTCTAGTTATTGTATAGTcagttattatttttcttgagctttgataatttataactattaaaatttatttttcttataatcagaagagtttttatttctcaaaataTCATTAGACTGTCAGAAAATGGAAGATGAATTATTGATGCATTGTTTGCTAgtatatattaaagaaattactaaaaaatttaatatagattCAATTATAGATGACTTTTGTAATATGCAAAAAAGTCGTTCTATGttttgatttgataaaatattattgtaattaatgtTTTGAAACATGGActtatcaatatttttcatgatatacatgtattttgtttttttattattgttcccCCCTCATTTAAGCTTGTGACCGCCCTTGCCGACTAGTTTGACctattttatcacctttattgaACCACATCTTAAACtttgaagaataaaatattattttctatctaaaatttattattggatATTCAaggtaaattgtaattttgtggTAATGACTTTTGTTAGGTTAAAAGACGATCTAAAGTCCTATGCTTTAATGACATAAAATGTAAGAGTATGTGTGGATGATAGAGAAACATAACAAAAACACGACAAGCATATATACAAGTATAAGACTTTAGAATGCATCAAAAGAATaagatataattttgaaaataaaatcatgaaaatatatCTATTGTacttcataaatataaaattatacaagcacgaatataatattaattttataaataaaattatatatgcgtgtgtgaataaatttaagaaagattagaaccattttaaaatttgaatttaataaaatattttttttattttttattatacttttaagaaaaatttagaTGCAATTGTGCTTTGAATATTGTTCTCTTGTTGAGttgaagttttattttcataattctcctaataactttttacattaaaatttcaGTGCAGTTAGAAAATAACACCAAAAACTAATAAGTTGTTAGTATGGGAGGACTGATTTCTTGATTCCCCTAATGTCTTATGTTGTTTgagttttaagaataaaaaaatatgattgatataagatattttattaaaaataatcaattaatttttttggtaaaaactaGTCACTAATAAAGTcgttaaataattcaaaatgtcatggtggaaaaaaaaacatcaaaaacacttaaacaattgtatataagtttttttttcaataaaaaaacatttttcctccatatttttatgaattgcATTAAATAAGATAGATTTATCAAATTTCCTAAATCTCACCTAATAAGTGTACCTCAATTGATAATAAAGAGTTTGTGAAAAATGACCATACACAATACACTTTTGATAAGGAATGAGAAACCTTAAATGTGATTAAGTCTGCATTGATTGATTATCATTgtggtaaataaaaaataaataccctGATCAAGTTGCAGCAAGTTCAAATCATGATCAGAACTCAGAACTCAGGAGAATACAAACACAGCACAATGTAGCCACTAAACAACAAAGTTGCAATATAAACTCTCTCCTTTATAGTAAAAGCATGAAGATCAACCTTGTGAAGTGGTAGTGGCAAGGTCCTACTCCTACCAACcacttgaaaattgaaatagttACATCCATGACCTCCATTCCAATATCGTAGACACCATGAAATGGCTGTGCAAGATTTGTATCCTTTCAGCACGAGGGCCACACACTTCCTTGTCTCTATAGCAACTCCAAAAAAATGCTTCCTCTGCCTCTCTCTGTACTTAAACGGTTACAACTCCAATCACAAAGGTCAAACCAAAGACACAAGCATGACAACATTCGAAGCTTCTCCGGTCTCCACCCACTTCACATACAAAGTCTCCCATCTGCAAGGCCGTGTGGTTTTGTCATGGTAACATGTGATGTCATGTCATGTCCCATGTAAGCGCCACGTCAACCCCTCATATGGCCACTATATCCTCTTGCTGCTGCCACCTCAAATATTGCTTAGTGGATTTTGTTAATTGTAATTACTTCTGTAATCAAAAGTGGAGTAAGATTTTCCTTAAATTGCAGAATTATTTTTATGGAAGAAAACTTGGGAAATCTAAACATATCTAGCACATGAATTTGAGTGTGCAGTGAGGTGAAAGAGGCCATGATTGGGTATGACTCCTCTGTATAGCATACTTGTATTGTACGGGAAAGTAAACCAATATGAAGGACAGAGCAGACAACAGGACaaggaggagagagagagagagaagcgtACAGGGAAGGCAGTGAGGGTCACGCAGCAGAATGATGCTTGGGGTGAAGCAATCAAGAGAGATTCGAattttgcaagaaaaaaaaagaagataaaaacatGCATTTGTATTCAAAATAAGAGAGGTTTGGTTAGGTTAAAGCACGAGAGGAATGATGTGGCGTGTGTGGGAGGGGGGGATTTATCATATGgtgtatctctctctctctctctctctctctctctatttgtATGGTTATGTTCATATTTCGAGATAGATTTAGCCCTGGCATTGGCAGGGCTCGAGGTATCACATTATTATTCCTTACAAAAGAACTACAATAATTTGGTCACCTTGGCTTGTGGTAAGGGACCATGGTCTCTCTCTCTATTTTTGTTATCGTTATCGTGGGACTTCCTAAGAGATCGGCCACTTAAAAGTTCAGAGAATGTCTtgtttgcttaaaaaaaatcttaagcaCACCTATGAGGAATGATTCTTGTGGGAGCCATCTTTTGTAGTTCTAGATTACTAgtatttactttctttttttaatttttgatcgGTTACTAGTATTTACTACTGTTaccctttttttaaatttataaatgtcCTTTTTCAATACAATATGGACCATTATATTGTCTCCTCTAATTAAGTTCATActtctttaataaattattaaaaaaaaaacaagccaATCCAACTCTGCTTCGGATGAGgcctctttattttatatttgcatGGCTGATTTTCCCAAAAATTTCCTTAAGCATGTtcatacaatcatcaaaagccTACTTTGATCACAATTGTCACAAGTCACAACTGACACCTGGGACAtaatgaaaagaataaaaaaataaagaggaagCAATATCTAATGTCTATCGGGAATGTTTTGGGCATAGAAAATTCAATTTGTTCGTTTTCGTCCAATTGGTTGTACCACTAAGTGCACGGGATTAAAGTCCTGTTTATCCTGCACTACACACACatgatgtttttcttttcttttatacaaCAATTGGGAAAAGTCAATGGAAAGGAATAAGACCTATCAGACAGACCCACACTAATGAAACTCTATCTATCCAATGATCTTGACTCCTCGAAAGCTTGAGAAGAATGTGCCTAGATACAAAGATAAACATGAATACAACTTTCATGGCTTCTTAAGTCTCTGGCACTAACTCATATTAAAAACATGATAAGGGAACCCTTTCCGAATTTTGGGTTGCAGCATGGTGGGCACCCTGGCAAGCATTTTTGCCAATATTTGTGCGCATGATACAGTAGCACTTCTGTGATGCTCATTAGTTATGCTTTTGCACACTCAAAAAATAATTCCCAAACCCATATAGACATATACTAGTACTATATACGAACCCGTTTGTGTGCCAATTCGCCGCATGTGTGCCAAAATCTACGCGTGCTAGCAACTATGGCGGCTTAAGCCCGCTTGCGCCTTGCCAACTAATGCCACTGTCTCGCAGCTTAGGGCATGGTGGGGACCACATGTCTCCCAAATCTAATTAACACTTGAAACAAAGATGGGCCCCGGTGTTCCATGAAGTTGGACACACACTAGATGATGTGTAGTCCTATGGGACCATCCATGGTGCTTGTCGGGGGGCAATTAGTGGGACCAATCATGGGTTTGGGGTTTGTATTATTAGGATGATTTGGGCTAAGGAATGAGAATTGAGAATTAGTTGTAGGATGGGGTGATGTGGAGGAGGACGTGGCATTCAAGCTTGCTGAGCTTTAGAAAAGGTGTGACTATTTTTAGTGGGGTCAAATTTTTGGATTAAGGAGGTTTTGTTTCGAGTTTCAACTCTCCAACttttaactcttttttgtttttgacatatcCTTTTCTATGTCTCTTTAAATTACCAAAGTCCTCCTCGCCAACAATTAATTCTGAGGTCTAAGATATTCGGCATGAaacttttttatgtaaaaaggTGGGTTGTTTGTTTGAGAGTTTTAAAGAAAGATATGATTCGGCAACTTGGTTgaccattttcttttcttttctattgtgATGCGGGGATGTTGCGAGGGAGTGACTGTATATGCAAAATTGTAAAGCGTGTGTGACTTGTGTTAGTGAGTGTTGGTATGTTGGGGTTGGCTACCTTGCGTGTGAGAGTGACAGTGTGTGAAAGTGTGGGCTTAGGAGATACTAGTGTTTGAGTTTGGTGGTGCGCGTGCATTACCAAGAGGTGGATTGTGGTCATAATGGAGGCTGCCAGCCACACCCATAAATTTTATTCATGTGGCCATACATTCTGCATCATTTCTACCTCTCAAAACTGAATTTTGATTCTGAACTCACAAATTTTCATCATTGCCTTGCCTTCCCCCAACCTTTCTCTACTCCTTTTTACCGTCAAGTTTTGTTTATTCATTCCCCTCCTACCATTTGGTTCCAGTGTACAAGCTTtatgtatattttcttttctttttaaaataattaactcttGCTACGTACTTATCTTTACACTAATTGAGGGGAGGCTTCTGTGATAGTGATTATGCTGAATAATTGATACTATAATCTTGACAATACTCTTAAATTGGAAGTTAAGGAGACCACTTACATGATGAGGAAGATAGTTTTAGGTATAGGCTGAGACCGGCTAGCAAAACTTCCTCTAAAAGACCATAAAAGTACTAATTACTCCCTTTTACTTCGCAATTACTGTTCCTCCCTAATCAAACTAGTTAAACATTATGATCCAAATCAACTTAAGGCCCGGTTTTTTGGAAGAGAGTTATTATAATTGAATAGGGTTggtcagaaaaagaaaaaaaaattgcaaactgAACAGCGTTTGTAAGCTATGTCCAACAGAAaacaataagaattaaaaataaaactgttAGAATCAGATGTATCCCATGGTATATTATCATAATTCATAAGTCAccagaatattttaaaaaaaaattaaagaacatcAATTGTTTTCTATATCTCACGCTTTTTGAAATCGATCACTTGGAGGATACAGAGAatcctttttttaaatttcgatGCTGATATGGTTGCATGCATGCTtgataaatacaaaaaacaagttgataaaatagataaaataatgataatgccACTTAGCTACATGAAATTGCatgaagaataaaaatgatGTGAGTGCCTTTTCATTTCACGTACGGGCCTCCCTCATTCAAGGATATTCTCATTATTTGCATGCCACGCCtgattccttttgtttttttttcttcttcttttttctctcctttccttttttttttttttttatcttctgcataataataataataattataattctaaCCCCAAATATGGATGACATTTTGGGCACGTCAAGTTTTTTGTTAATTGACGCCTGCTCTCCTGGGAATAGACAATGTTGTCTCCATCATCTGAGATGTTTTCACCTTTCCATTATGCAGTAGCCATTATATTTATCGGTACTAGCTAGGGTGTGCTCATATCAAACAAACTCCCCAAGTGATTGGtacttttatttccaatttcaCTTTTTGGTTGCAATTTAACAGAGTTTTGCTGTGTTTTTAACCTCTTCTGCTAGTAATGTAGCTCTAATTAGAATGATCTATTACCTCAACAGAGCCAATAATTATTGTCCTGCAGAACAACAATACAACATCTAGCTCTAGTTTatgattatgtttcaattttATTGGAACTATCATTCAAATAGTTATGTTTGAATGCTGAATTTTGACTCATGAATCCAAATTCCTTTGAATGACCACGATCTAGAACACTTACTAAATTTGCTTTGtcattttgaaaagaattttaTCATGTGGTTTCAATGCAGTTATGCTTGGCCTGACATTTCCCTGCATCACTTCAACCAATTATTATCGTCAAAACAGCTCCCCCCCCCACCCTAAccttcaaatttaattaaatttcctcCCTAGATAAAATTCTTAATAACAAGAAAGAGAACTAACTTTACACACCCGAAAGCCCAAAATGTACAAAAAAAATCGATCTTTAAAACGTTAACTTTTTTCTTAAACCACTAAAAAGACAGTTAATTGGTAATAATGTTAGACTAACATATCATGAGCAAGTAAGTTGGAGAACTGTTTGAAGTGATGATTGAGcatctttaaataattttaattgaatcctAAATCTatttgggagaaagaaaagacaGAAAAGGCACTGTTACTAAGTACTATTGGTAACTAGCTAGAGGGAGAACTAGAAATCTAGAACAGTGAGAGAGGTTAGTGGAGAATAGAGAGATAGAATAGTAATAGTGAGTGACAAAGGAGCAAAAAAATGGTAAGCGTGGGCTTAAATTCCGTTGCCTGTTGCTTTCCCGGATGGAAGAGAAGATTGCACTAAAAAAACTTAACAAATTGTAGCACATCATCATCCTATTCACTTCATTATGCCTACAATCATGATTCTTGGTTCCATCATCCGCATGCTTTCTTCCAAACACCCTCACTAGTCACTACTACATCCTACACACTCTCATTCTGATTCGCACACACCTATAAATCCCATTGACCCCCCAATCCTTTCTCTCACCTTAACCTCAACCTCAACCTCCCTCTCTCAAACTACTTCCTTATCATATAGTATCTTTTCTTTCCCCTGTTACATCCCCTTCCTCTTAGCTAGtcctaacacacacacacacacacacatccaAAATTCCAAAATTCCAAATGGCTGTCTCTGGTTTTGAAGGGTTTGAGAAAAGATTGGAGCTTCATTTCTTTGGTGATGATCCAGCCATGTTCCCACTTGGTCTAAGGAAGCTTGAGTTCGACTCAATAGAACAAGTCCTTGAAGCTGTCCAATGCACTGTGGTTTCAGCAGTTGGAAACTCATACTTTGATGCCTACGTGTTATCAGAATCAAGCCTCTTTGTTTACCCAACaaagatcatcatcaaaacttgtgGCACAACCCAACTTCTGAAATCCATTCTTCCCTTGATCCACTACGCTGATCACCACTTAGGCCTCACCCTCTCCTCTTGCCGCTACACCAGAGGAAGCTTCATCTTCCCCAAAGCACAACCTTTCCCTCACACCAGCTTCAAGGACGAAGTCACCTACTTGCAAGACACAATACCTTCAAGCCTCTGCTTCAGAAAAGCCTCCATCATGCCCTCCAAATCCTCCTCTCACTCATGGCACGTTTTCACTGCCAAtgacaacacacacacacacacccactcTCCCATGCCTTATGATCATGACAATGAGTTATTATTCACCATGGAGATCTGCATGACCGAGCTGGACCCCATCCTGGCCCGCAAGTTTTTCCGGCGACCGGACGACGAGAAATCCGGAGACTCTGCCGGGAAGGAGATGACGGAGCTCACCGGAATAAACGAAATAAACCCGGACGCACTTATATGCGACTTTGCGTTCGACCCATGTGGGTATTCGATGAATGGCATGGACGGGGACTGGTACTCCACCATCCACGTGACTCCAGAGGACGGTTTCAGCTACGCGAGCTTCGAGTGTGTGGGCTCCGTCGACAACGGCAACATAGGACACGTATTGATGAAGGTGGTTCAGATTTTCCGTCCTGGGACTATGTCCATATCGACCACGTGCAATGGCTTCAGCAGCAACGACGTCATGTGGACGGAGATGGCAAGCGCGGTGGAGCCTCTCGGCTTCAAATGTAGGAGTTGGGCAATGGACCAATTCCCTAACGCGGGTACCGTTGTGTTTCAAACGTTCACTTCTCGCCGGAAAAGTGTTTAAAGCcggagaaattaaaataaagcagAGCGACGGTGGCGGCGGCGgtgaaaaagaaagatataaTAGGTAGGAAGTTAGAGTTAGTTGAAAATTGTAGGGGGTGGTGACGTGACAGAATGCGATTGGTTGTGAAAGATGATGAATGTGGGATTGACTGATAGAAGTGGGTGGTAAGTAGAGGAGGATGGAGATGGAGGAGGGATTCATTCATCTTTGGAATATAATCAAAAAAGGGTTGGGATACTGGGATGATCATGATAATGCACCCCACTTAGGCTTGTCACGCCTAAGATTTTTGGAGATGTGTAGTGGGTGTAAAAGTGCTCTTGTTTCAGCTTATAttcaaccttttttttcttttctttccttccctCCCCTTTTTCCGTCTACCTCTCTtgtcttttatgttttgtttgtagagtattaaagaacaaaatcacactttttttgctacatttttttattaactaatatAAGTGTGTATATTTATCATTTCTATTTGCTCTGCTACGCTATGTTCTGGGATCTCAGCAATCAAAAAGAGCATAGGTGCATGTGGCATTACCAGAATTATACGTGATAAAGTTGCGTTGTCATATcgtatcacttttttttttaattttttttatggctTTTGTCATTATACAAGTGCACAAGCATAAGATCAGCAAGGTTCAATAAAATctcaaacaaataatattatagaaGCCGGGTGGGTGTCTgtatttttagaaaatgttcCTCATTACATACATAAATAAAgacattttattatattctgAGGAATTTGAAGAAGTTAACAGAGCTACGTATGCATTGTGTAGATTTAAGATCTAGCACGTAACAAAGGTTGGTGTGATGGTGGTGGCATTTCCTGAGCGTTATGAAACTTAAAGTGCATGTCGCCATAATTGCATGCCATATAGAAGGCAAGTAGATAATAAAAGTAGGAGACAAGTACAGAAACCACAATAATATGCTCCAAATTCATGGTTCCCCTTTTATAAACTAGGAGATCCTACGAAAAAGTTTCATAAGTATACCTGTTTGGTATAATATACAAGTTTGAAGTTACTCAATGAAAGCCTGAAAGCACAAATACAATTCAATGAATTGACGGTATATAATTTAAATGCTGCATTCTATAATCTACCATTAttcttttacattattattcaaacaggaattatgtattttttttgttgcataGATTGTTATGTATGatataattattgaattttataataattgttttaaaatttatagttatagtgatttttaattgattgataatattctttttacaaCAGTTGATTGaccatgttaaaaaatatatattaaaaataaataaaaaaacaaaaaaaaactcttttaacaattataatttttgggtctgattttatttgattcatttttttaaattacttatgtattaatataattatgagtttaatttttatataattttaaagtaactatTATAAAggtcattaattttattatatatgataatttatgattgtgtgacaatataaaaaatattatattgttaacataatatttaaactcgatcctatcaattatattgtatataattaataattttgtatttaaattgatatgtatttatattaatactaaTTAATGGATAGTATATAtcatacattaaataaataaccaaaaatttattaatgatataaaatattaattcaatattaaacattttaataattttatattcatttaacGTATTATATGATTATGTTCATAATCTTATACATTAActtattattatgtattatactaaatatgttaaaattttatttatttataatataaatgaaatattctaaattttaattttaatattatttgtcttttttgttatgtattatatataattatgtttgaatttcagttatttattttttaaagatgaaaaatatataaaataaaaattttggcCAATAATTTAATAGACAATACCCATATCATACAAAGGAAATGTCAGAATAATCCAAGAA
This region of Glycine soja cultivar W05 chromosome 17, ASM419377v2, whole genome shotgun sequence genomic DNA includes:
- the LOC114393040 gene encoding S-adenosylmethionine decarboxylase proenzyme 4-like, translated to MAVSGFEGFEKRLELHFFGDDPAMFPLGLRKLEFDSIEQVLEAVQCTVVSAVGNSYFDAYVLSESSLFVYPTKIIIKTCGTTQLLKSILPLIHYADHHLGLTLSSCRYTRGSFIFPKAQPFPHTSFKDEVTYLQDTIPSSLCFRKASIMPSKSSSHSWHVFTANDNTHTHTHSPMPYDHDNELLFTMEICMTELDPILARKFFRRPDDEKSGDSAGKEMTELTGINEINPDALICDFAFDPCGYSMNGMDGDWYSTIHVTPEDGFSYASFECVGSVDNGNIGHVLMKVVQIFRPGTMSISTTCNGFSSNDVMWTEMASAVEPLGFKCRSWAMDQFPNAGTVVFQTFTSRRKSV